Proteins encoded together in one Pelosinus sp. IPA-1 window:
- a CDS encoding substrate-binding domain-containing protein, with product MNLRLIFIACLLLISALTMGCSEKSRSVITNTSQSQNTNTPFVIAGSGTNLPVTAKLAEGYYAKTGIKIDVPGSIGSDGAINAVKSGSLELGLISKHLTSNEYTAGLKEIPYAKVAVVFGSHINTPDSTLSDADIISIIKGSKTTWSNGTKIHVFLRQSNDSSNLALFNVVPGYREALMDASEQQRWQIVYRDSDMSEVIKENKGAFGLTVSTEIAKEGVKTKPLDYNGISPTTENIRNGTYKLTEDLSFIYKDTLSNRAADFLEYVFSNEGQEILEKWGSSPIRR from the coding sequence TTGAATCTAAGGCTTATTTTTATAGCCTGCTTACTTCTTATTTCAGCCCTTACCATGGGGTGTAGTGAAAAAAGTAGGAGCGTCATTACAAATACTTCCCAGTCCCAAAACACAAATACACCTTTTGTAATCGCAGGATCTGGCACGAATCTTCCTGTTACCGCTAAATTGGCAGAAGGTTATTATGCTAAAACAGGTATTAAAATTGATGTCCCTGGAAGTATCGGCTCTGATGGAGCAATCAACGCAGTAAAAAGTGGGAGCTTAGAGCTAGGACTAATCTCTAAGCATCTTACTTCTAATGAGTATACTGCAGGGTTAAAAGAAATACCTTACGCGAAAGTAGCGGTTGTTTTCGGCTCACATATAAATACACCTGATTCAACACTTTCTGACGCAGATATTATTTCAATAATAAAAGGCTCTAAAACAACCTGGTCTAATGGTACCAAAATACATGTCTTTCTAAGACAAAGTAACGACAGTTCCAACTTAGCTCTTTTTAATGTAGTTCCAGGTTATCGAGAAGCATTAATGGATGCTTCTGAACAGCAGCGCTGGCAAATCGTCTACCGTGATAGTGATATGTCCGAAGTAATCAAAGAAAATAAGGGTGCCTTTGGATTAACAGTTTCTACAGAAATCGCTAAAGAAGGTGTCAAAACAAAACCATTAGATTATAATGGCATATCTCCTACTACTGAAAATATCCGCAATGGTACCTATAAGCTGACAGAAGATCTTTCCTTTATTTACAAGGATACGCTTAGTAATCGCGCTGCTGACTTTCTGGAATACGTATTCTCAAACGAAGGACAAGAAATACTTGAAAAATGGGGCTCTAGCCCAATTAGAAGGTGA
- a CDS encoding peroxiredoxin encodes MSAKVGQKAPDFSMSTTADIKTLEHVVKLEDYQGKWLVLFFYPLDFTFVCPTEIKGFNSRLDEFNKIGAEILGISTDSVYSHRAWIRASKEEGGLGELNYPLASDITKQVSRDYGVLIEEKGVSLRGLFIIDPEGIIRYQIVSDLNVGRSVDEILRVLKAFQTGGLCPIDWQPGQKTL; translated from the coding sequence ATGTCAGCCAAAGTTGGTCAAAAAGCCCCAGATTTTAGCATGTCTACTACCGCGGATATTAAGACATTGGAACATGTTGTAAAGCTTGAAGATTATCAAGGAAAATGGCTTGTTCTTTTCTTTTATCCTTTGGATTTTACATTCGTTTGTCCAACGGAAATCAAAGGATTTAACTCTAGGTTAGATGAATTTAATAAAATTGGTGCGGAGATACTTGGGATAAGTACTGACAGTGTATATTCACATCGTGCTTGGATAAGAGCTTCAAAAGAAGAAGGCGGATTAGGTGAATTGAATTATCCGCTAGCTTCTGATATCACAAAGCAGGTATCTAGAGACTATGGCGTTTTAATTGAAGAGAAAGGTGTTTCTCTTCGCGGGTTATTTATAATTGATCCAGAAGGTATAATTCGTTATCAAATCGTTAGCGATTTAAATGTTGGACGTAGTGTGGATGAAATATTACGGGTATTAAAGGCTTTTCAAACTGGCGGATTATGCCCTATTGATTGGCAGCCTGGTCAAAAGACACTTTAA
- a CDS encoding DNA internalization-related competence protein ComEC/Rec2 translates to MPNLVVLITAAFAAGIWCAESFSWLLPFLYASSFVTSILLIKQIYSQKQTVWLIVLLFFIIGMLRFIHDDALGPADISHFTGKKVTVYGTIVETPQVTALEEEINKVRYIIETNKVQREKQSVVATGRLSVSSRQSNKEKIFQQGNMVQVNGEIIMLHGYNNPGQYDSVAAAQLQGIRGRMSVYGKEISIVDNSYSWKQVAMTWRENIIENIKKVMPESHEAILAGILFGGYGGIPREIVADFSTTGIVHILSVSGSHIALVAGIITVLGNNAFKGFMFANKIVPLFSAFFIALYAVFCGLTPPVLRSLIMGLIGLGAVCLEREKDAAVALCLSVLGMLIYQPALIYDLSFQLSFASTAGLVFLHAKTVSKLRFLPLCLASPLAITISAQVGVLPFIAWYFNSFSLSSFIANLIIVPIIEGILILGLFGAFSGLLIGFVGNVSMVICSLLIGLVLQLTKWLAAMPAAKLYVPSIGVFGSILYYGLLCWMYGYKPKNVLSLRETIKRWPQKSAVVLLFLVSCIIGYTVYPRPVAVHFIDVGQGDAALIVTPHGRAILVDTGGTMGETVEFDIGYRVVLPYLRHYGIQGLDYLFLTHGHQDHAGGAAGIAREIPVKNIMLSQEKYTQAVVNLLHVIPRSSVIIATYEGQRIELDGVVIEVLHADTGMNGQSGNEVSSVVRASYGKYSFLFTGDLPAHGEEQMLQSNKDISSTVLKVGHHGARTSSTVEFLQAVAPKYAVISVGNNNSFGHPHGDTIRRLEAQHSTIYRTDKQGAIVFNTNGTKMEVDTFLSSD, encoded by the coding sequence ATGCCTAACTTAGTTGTACTTATTACAGCTGCTTTTGCCGCAGGTATATGGTGTGCTGAATCATTTTCATGGCTATTACCCTTTTTATATGCTAGTAGCTTTGTTACAAGCATTCTTTTGATCAAACAAATATATTCACAAAAGCAGACAGTCTGGTTAATTGTTTTATTATTTTTTATCATTGGCATGTTACGCTTTATTCATGATGATGCCTTAGGTCCGGCGGATATCAGCCACTTTACAGGAAAAAAAGTAACGGTATATGGTACTATTGTGGAAACACCCCAGGTAACTGCTTTAGAGGAAGAAATAAATAAAGTTAGATATATAATAGAAACAAATAAAGTGCAAAGGGAGAAGCAGTCAGTGGTTGCCACAGGGAGATTGTCTGTTTCTAGTAGGCAATCTAACAAAGAAAAAATCTTCCAGCAAGGAAATATGGTGCAAGTAAATGGCGAAATTATTATGCTGCATGGCTATAATAATCCAGGTCAATACGATAGTGTTGCCGCGGCACAATTACAAGGTATTCGAGGGAGGATGTCTGTTTACGGGAAGGAAATAAGCATTGTAGATAATAGTTACTCATGGAAACAGGTAGCGATGACATGGCGAGAAAACATAATCGAAAATATAAAAAAGGTAATGCCTGAAAGTCATGAAGCAATTCTAGCAGGAATTTTATTTGGCGGATATGGGGGGATTCCGCGTGAGATTGTAGCTGATTTTTCAACAACAGGAATTGTACACATTCTGTCTGTGTCAGGATCTCATATTGCTTTGGTGGCAGGGATTATTACTGTATTAGGTAATAATGCATTCAAAGGGTTTATGTTTGCCAATAAAATAGTACCTTTATTTTCAGCTTTTTTTATTGCTTTATATGCGGTCTTTTGTGGACTAACCCCTCCAGTATTGCGTTCTCTCATTATGGGCTTGATTGGATTAGGGGCGGTATGTCTTGAACGAGAAAAGGATGCTGCAGTGGCATTGTGTTTATCTGTGCTTGGTATGTTGATTTATCAGCCGGCTCTGATTTATGATTTGAGTTTCCAGTTATCTTTTGCTTCAACGGCCGGATTGGTTTTCTTACATGCTAAGACTGTGAGTAAATTGCGTTTTTTGCCGCTTTGTCTTGCCAGCCCCTTAGCCATCACCATTTCAGCCCAGGTAGGAGTATTACCCTTTATTGCTTGGTATTTTAATAGTTTCTCCCTTAGCTCTTTTATAGCGAATTTGATCATTGTTCCTATTATTGAAGGTATTCTGATACTAGGGCTGTTTGGTGCTTTTAGTGGTTTGCTGATAGGGTTTGTAGGGAATGTAAGTATGGTTATCTGCAGTTTGCTAATTGGACTCGTTCTTCAATTAACGAAATGGTTGGCTGCAATGCCTGCTGCTAAGTTATATGTACCGTCTATTGGGGTTTTTGGTAGTATACTTTATTATGGATTGCTATGCTGGATGTATGGGTATAAACCGAAAAATGTGTTATCCTTAAGAGAGACGATTAAAAGATGGCCTCAAAAAAGTGCAGTTGTCTTATTATTTCTTGTTTCGTGTATAATAGGCTATACGGTCTATCCTCGCCCTGTAGCGGTTCATTTTATTGATGTGGGTCAAGGTGATGCTGCTCTGATCGTTACGCCCCATGGGCGGGCAATTCTAGTGGATACTGGCGGCACGATGGGAGAAACTGTAGAGTTTGATATTGGCTACCGCGTTGTTTTACCTTACTTGAGGCATTATGGAATACAAGGGCTTGATTATCTTTTTTTGACTCATGGTCACCAAGATCATGCTGGTGGAGCAGCGGGGATAGCGAGAGAAATTCCGGTGAAAAATATTATGTTATCACAGGAAAAATATACACAAGCAGTTGTTAATTTATTGCATGTTATACCTCGCAGTAGCGTTATCATCGCTACTTACGAAGGACAGAGGATAGAACTTGATGGCGTTGTTATTGAGGTGTTACATGCTGATACTGGAATGAATGGACAGAGCGGAAATGAGGTTTCAAGTGTAGTACGAGCAAGTTACGGGAAGTATAGTTTCTTATTTACGGGTGATCTTCCAGCCCATGGTGAGGAACAAATGCTACAAAGTAATAAGGATATTTCCAGTACGGTACTTAAGGTAGGTCATCATGGGGCGAGAACTTCCTCAACAGTGGAATTTTTGCAAGCTGTAGCGCCTAAGTATGCAGTTATTTCTGTAGGAAATAATAATTCTTTCGGGCATCCTCACGGCGATACCATTCGACGTTTAGAAGCACAACATAGTACAATATATCGTACAGATAAGCAAGGGGCTATCGTATTTAATACAAACGGTACAAAAATGGAAGTGGATACTTTTTTATCTTCTGACTAA
- a CDS encoding ATP-binding protein: protein MSTRLQFSQNFSHQMAILATIIGMAISFMTPVTYGIMAWRDFNEIAVRHTEDIARKVGRSAMDNPDLWYYNITKFIEFINETNYQHEIKSIKSYDRNLDLKFEHVLNEKVNLTYAFQTPVKYGNETYGYIEIEQNIQPLLITITVLLFFFTFLGLSIGILLYRFPVNIVKLAEKDVQSHADQTKRQTDLEVARLDRLSLVGQMAAAIGHEIRNPLTTVKGYLQFLSQKTVFAPFASQFNLMLDELSRANSIIAEFLSLSHEKAINMTPCSLNQIIEAFQPLLESDALLHGMKLDLDLKSIPNLLLDEKEIKQLILNLTRNGFEAMQYGGCLSIRSYTLDNYVVLSIIDQGKGIDPNLITKLGTPFFTTKDTGTGLGLAVCYSIAHRHKAKIDFVTSKDGTTFSIFFPQVV from the coding sequence ATGTCAACACGCTTGCAATTTTCTCAAAACTTTTCTCATCAAATGGCTATTCTAGCTACAATAATCGGCATGGCAATCAGTTTTATGACCCCTGTTACTTATGGCATAATGGCTTGGCGGGATTTTAATGAAATTGCAGTTCGCCATACAGAAGATATTGCCCGTAAAGTAGGAAGAAGTGCCATGGATAATCCAGATTTATGGTATTACAATATAACTAAGTTTATAGAATTTATTAATGAAACAAACTATCAACATGAAATTAAATCAATTAAATCATATGATAGAAATTTGGATCTAAAATTCGAGCATGTTCTAAATGAGAAGGTTAACCTAACCTATGCTTTTCAAACACCCGTTAAATATGGTAATGAAACTTACGGATATATTGAAATTGAACAAAATATCCAGCCTCTGCTTATAACAATTACGGTTCTACTATTTTTCTTTACATTTTTAGGACTCAGTATAGGCATTCTTCTATACAGGTTTCCAGTCAATATCGTTAAACTAGCGGAAAAAGATGTCCAAAGCCATGCAGACCAAACGAAAAGACAAACTGATTTAGAAGTAGCGCGCCTTGATCGGTTAAGTCTTGTCGGTCAGATGGCAGCTGCTATTGGACACGAAATCAGAAACCCACTAACAACAGTTAAAGGGTATTTGCAATTTCTTTCGCAAAAAACAGTTTTTGCCCCTTTTGCATCCCAATTTAACTTAATGCTTGATGAGTTAAGCCGTGCCAATAGCATTATTGCGGAATTTCTTTCTTTATCCCATGAGAAAGCGATCAACATGACTCCCTGCAGCCTAAATCAAATTATTGAAGCTTTTCAGCCACTCCTTGAGTCAGATGCCCTGCTCCACGGAATGAAACTAGATCTTGATTTGAAAAGTATACCAAATCTACTATTGGATGAAAAAGAAATAAAACAGCTGATATTAAATCTTACTAGAAATGGGTTTGAAGCAATGCAATATGGCGGCTGTTTATCAATTCGTTCCTATACTCTAGACAACTATGTTGTTCTATCCATCATTGATCAGGGGAAAGGAATTGATCCTAACTTGATTACAAAGCTGGGAACGCCTTTTTTTACTACCAAAGACACAGGTACTGGACTGGGACTTGCTGTTTGTTATAGTATCGCTCACCGCCACAAAGCCAAAATAGATTTCGTAACAAGCAAAGATGGTACAACCTTTTCAATCTTTTTCCCACAAGTGGTCTAG
- the holA gene encoding DNA polymerase III subunit delta has translation MSYAAVLEEIKKGQVKSIYLLHGEETYFIRQIEQAVIKAVLAPEEIEMNLLHLEKDPTINEFIALIETVPFMGGKNVIVVRGTSLFRPRKTGSNEQAETGDKLDERLLNVISNMPDYTHVILSTTDKVDKRRKLFKIIEKHGAAVEVANLKGKDVRGWLLPKLNELNRRMASDAMEYFLGVISIMPQVSLGFLENELEKVALFTEGKSVISHRDLVEIMSSIPEISIFSMIDAVSQKQLGKALQLLGEQVKSGEHPLKLLSLLARQVRLMWQAREMEKDGRSTKEISEKLGVMPFIGEKMLKQSQNFRLEALKEATLALATADYDLKSGRANHSVIEQIIIALCR, from the coding sequence ATGAGTTATGCAGCAGTTTTAGAAGAAATTAAAAAAGGGCAAGTAAAATCAATATATCTTTTGCATGGTGAAGAAACTTATTTTATTAGACAAATTGAACAGGCAGTTATTAAGGCCGTACTGGCACCTGAGGAAATAGAGATGAACCTTTTGCATTTAGAAAAGGATCCTACCATAAATGAGTTTATCGCTTTAATCGAAACAGTTCCATTTATGGGTGGAAAAAATGTTATTGTTGTGCGTGGTACCTCCTTGTTTCGTCCAAGAAAAACAGGAAGTAATGAACAAGCCGAAACAGGGGATAAGTTGGATGAGCGTCTGCTAAACGTTATTAGCAATATGCCAGATTACACACATGTTATTCTTTCCACAACGGATAAAGTGGATAAACGCCGAAAACTTTTTAAGATAATAGAAAAGCATGGAGCCGCCGTAGAGGTTGCTAATTTAAAAGGGAAAGACGTAAGAGGGTGGCTTCTACCGAAGCTTAATGAACTAAATAGAAGAATGGCCTCTGACGCGATGGAATACTTCTTGGGAGTTATTAGTATCATGCCTCAAGTATCTTTGGGTTTTTTAGAGAATGAATTGGAGAAGGTAGCTCTGTTTACAGAAGGGAAAAGCGTGATTAGTCATCGTGATTTAGTGGAAATCATGTCTTCCATTCCAGAAATATCAATCTTTTCTATGATTGATGCGGTTAGCCAGAAGCAATTAGGAAAAGCACTTCAATTGCTGGGAGAACAGGTTAAATCAGGAGAACATCCTCTTAAATTATTATCTTTACTTGCACGTCAAGTGCGTCTTATGTGGCAAGCTAGAGAGATGGAAAAAGATGGACGTAGCACTAAAGAAATTTCAGAAAAACTTGGTGTAATGCCCTTCATTGGTGAAAAGATGCTAAAACAGAGTCAGAATTTTAGGTTAGAGGCTTTGAAAGAAGCGACCTTAGCTTTGGCAACAGCGGATTATGACTTAAAATCAGGTAGAGCCAATCATTCCGTAATTGAACAAATTATTATTGCCCTTTGTAGATAA
- a CDS encoding PRC-barrel domain-containing protein, which translates to MKKNSEILGLPVISLTEGSELGRVKCLVINAAKGAVAAMVIEDDNWYKVGAKLLPFTAVIGVGDNAVTVENSSSILPIAHDQEIEKLLDANVKVIGAKVLTQLGGFQGRVSEYSVDESGKIGSCQIEGPNGEVDQIQGQRIRTFGKEILIISDDKSSVTPDPIVQAETVTINPGPTPITNNTTNPVVEEVPQPVVVESSDDSVKKFEEKQRAYLLGKKATRRIEADNGVVIVEQGGEITKEVIQEAQNAGKLVELSMNI; encoded by the coding sequence GTGAAAAAAAATAGTGAAATTTTAGGGTTGCCTGTTATTAGCCTTACTGAAGGTAGCGAGTTAGGGCGGGTGAAATGTCTTGTCATCAACGCAGCAAAAGGTGCTGTTGCTGCTATGGTAATTGAAGACGATAATTGGTATAAAGTAGGTGCTAAACTATTACCTTTTACAGCTGTTATTGGTGTTGGAGATAATGCTGTCACTGTTGAAAATAGTTCTAGCATCCTTCCTATTGCCCATGACCAAGAAATTGAAAAACTACTTGACGCTAATGTTAAGGTGATTGGGGCTAAAGTGCTAACGCAACTTGGTGGTTTTCAGGGACGAGTATCTGAATATAGTGTAGATGAAAGTGGTAAAATAGGTAGTTGTCAAATTGAAGGGCCGAATGGAGAAGTTGATCAGATACAGGGACAACGCATTCGCACCTTTGGTAAAGAGATTTTGATCATTTCTGACGACAAAAGCAGTGTTACCCCAGATCCTATAGTTCAGGCTGAAACAGTTACTATTAATCCAGGACCAACACCAATTACTAATAACACTACAAATCCAGTTGTGGAAGAAGTGCCACAACCGGTTGTGGTAGAGTCTAGTGACGATTCGGTCAAGAAATTTGAAGAAAAACAACGGGCATATTTACTAGGGAAAAAAGCCACTCGTCGAATTGAAGCTGATAACGGTGTTGTAATTGTTGAACAAGGCGGTGAAATTACTAAGGAAGTTATTCAAGAAGCACAAAACGCTGGTAAACTTGTTGAACTATCAATGAATATTTAA
- a CDS encoding DMT family transporter: MEKQNLTKTYLILLLVPLFWGGAFGTTKHILSELSPLTTSALRFIIAGLLMLIWSSWRKELTWLPIKQNFFYLLALGATGVFSYNYFFATGLQYTSAVTAALIIVINPVFTTCIASFFMGEAWNWRTLLGVIISLLGVSLVVSKGDLSVLTQMSIGRGEIYLFGSVASWVIYTLLVKKVSRTIGTTVVTAVSTMMGAVMLLVLSIIKEDQWSKVLNLSNQTMLEIIYLATCATVVAFLLFNWGIQRIGATKASAYINLMPINALWIAVFLYGEKISAYHLIGMSLTLIGVYITTQNKIQPISRGAGSVT; encoded by the coding sequence ATGGAAAAACAAAATCTCACTAAAACTTATCTCATTCTCTTATTAGTGCCTTTATTTTGGGGCGGTGCATTTGGGACAACGAAACATATTTTATCGGAATTATCTCCCTTAACGACATCAGCCCTGCGATTTATCATTGCCGGATTACTTATGCTCATTTGGAGCAGTTGGCGTAAAGAGTTGACTTGGCTGCCGATTAAACAAAACTTTTTTTATCTATTAGCTTTAGGTGCAACAGGTGTTTTTTCCTATAACTATTTTTTTGCCACAGGCTTACAGTATACCTCAGCGGTAACGGCAGCCCTGATTATTGTCATTAATCCAGTTTTTACAACATGTATTGCTAGCTTCTTTATGGGGGAGGCGTGGAACTGGCGTACATTGCTGGGAGTAATCATATCCTTACTAGGTGTTTCCTTAGTTGTTAGTAAAGGAGACTTAAGTGTATTGACTCAGATGTCTATTGGTCGTGGCGAAATTTATTTATTTGGTTCCGTTGCAAGTTGGGTTATTTATACCCTGCTTGTTAAAAAAGTCAGCCGCACCATCGGAACAACTGTAGTCACTGCTGTATCAACAATGATGGGGGCAGTGATGTTGCTGGTCCTTTCGATAATAAAAGAAGATCAATGGAGCAAAGTCTTAAACCTATCCAACCAAACGATGCTGGAAATAATATATCTGGCGACTTGCGCTACAGTAGTGGCCTTTTTGCTGTTTAATTGGGGGATTCAACGTATTGGCGCAACCAAGGCATCAGCTTATATTAACCTTATGCCGATAAATGCGTTGTGGATTGCCGTATTCCTATATGGAGAAAAAATTTCAGCATACCATTTGATCGGTATGTCTCTTACTCTAATAGGTGTATATATTACAACGCAGAACAAAATACAACCTATTTCAAGAGGGGCAGGCTCAGTGACATAA
- the rpsT gene encoding 30S ribosomal protein S20, whose product MPNIKSSERSVKTDAERRARNFAVRSTIRTVSRKVVESVAAGKNDEAKALLINASKTIDKAASKGVVHKNAAARKKSRLARKLNALAK is encoded by the coding sequence TTGCCAAACATTAAATCATCTGAACGTAGCGTAAAAACCGATGCTGAGCGACGTGCTAGAAACTTTGCGGTGAGATCAACCATTAGAACTGTATCTCGCAAAGTAGTTGAGTCCGTAGCTGCTGGTAAAAACGATGAGGCGAAAGCCCTTCTAATTAATGCTAGCAAAACGATTGACAAGGCAGCCAGCAAAGGTGTTGTTCATAAAAATGCCGCGGCCCGCAAGAAATCGAGATTAGCTCGTAAACTTAATGCCTTAGCTAAGTAA
- a CDS encoding VanW family protein — protein sequence MKSKRITKFIIFFNIIVVFSLVGFVATNVVYMMTGDIYNGVRVGDIDVGGLSIDQAERKINDAYREKTQQSVLNLVYNNRWSVTAAEIDLTIDAELLAKQAYAVGRQGSMIRRLQERYFALIQGHMIPITPSYNKDKLNDVLISIAGNIDCEAQSSILRYTNNIVEILPEIVGKKVDIVRTSTEIANRLNSGLPLTLSLAVNEIQPKIIARDLGDINGVLASYSTQFDSSDKNRSENILIAAQNINGVLVKSGDFFSFNTYVGLRLAQYGYKEAPVFINGKLLPDFGGGVCQVSSTLYNAILLADMAVEERTSHFRPPSYVPIGRDATVADNLLDFKFKNTSQSNIYILSEVLGNTVNITIFGRRSENPPDIQIVATDKRVLEPNTIIKQDPKLEIGKEVIEEEGLKGFQVTTYRVKHYKGKEIDREFIATDEFSPVDQVIRIGTKASGANK from the coding sequence GTGAAATCGAAACGAATTACTAAATTTATAATATTTTTTAACATAATTGTGGTATTTAGCCTCGTTGGTTTTGTAGCTACAAATGTTGTCTACATGATGACTGGTGACATCTATAATGGAGTAAGAGTTGGGGATATTGATGTGGGCGGTTTGTCCATTGATCAGGCTGAGAGAAAAATTAATGATGCTTATAGGGAAAAGACTCAGCAATCTGTACTTAACTTAGTTTATAACAATAGATGGTCAGTGACCGCAGCTGAAATTGATCTAACCATCGATGCTGAATTGCTAGCTAAGCAAGCTTACGCCGTGGGGCGTCAAGGAAGTATGATTCGTCGGCTCCAGGAAAGATATTTTGCACTTATTCAAGGCCATATGATACCGATTACGCCCTCATATAATAAGGATAAACTGAATGATGTATTAATTAGCATAGCTGGAAATATTGACTGTGAGGCGCAGAGTTCTATACTGCGTTATACTAATAATATAGTGGAAATATTGCCGGAGATTGTTGGTAAAAAGGTTGATATAGTAAGGACTAGCACTGAAATTGCTAATCGGTTAAATTCAGGACTGCCCCTAACCTTATCGCTAGCAGTGAATGAAATCCAGCCGAAGATCATTGCCAGAGACCTAGGAGATATTAATGGAGTTCTTGCTTCTTATAGTACTCAATTTGATTCTTCTGATAAAAATCGTAGTGAGAACATTCTTATTGCCGCCCAAAACATTAATGGTGTTCTTGTAAAAAGTGGTGATTTTTTTTCCTTTAATACCTACGTTGGTTTGCGCTTAGCGCAGTATGGTTACAAAGAAGCACCAGTATTCATCAATGGTAAGCTACTGCCTGATTTTGGTGGTGGTGTGTGTCAGGTTAGTAGTACATTGTATAATGCGATTCTATTAGCAGATATGGCGGTTGAGGAACGTACGTCGCATTTTAGGCCGCCTAGCTATGTTCCTATTGGGCGGGATGCTACTGTAGCAGATAATTTATTAGATTTTAAATTCAAAAATACTTCACAATCTAACATCTATATACTTTCGGAAGTACTGGGCAATACAGTTAACATTACGATTTTTGGCAGACGGAGTGAAAATCCACCAGATATTCAAATAGTAGCAACTGATAAAAGGGTGCTAGAACCTAACACTATTATAAAACAAGATCCAAAACTTGAGATCGGCAAAGAGGTAATTGAAGAGGAGGGCCTAAAAGGTTTCCAAGTGACTACATACCGAGTCAAGCATTATAAGGGAAAGGAAATTGATCGTGAGTTTATCGCTACAGATGAATTTTCGCCAGTAGATCAAGTCATCCGAATTGGGACGAAGGCTTCTGGAGCAAATAAATAA
- a CDS encoding dihydrodipicolinate reductase C-terminal domain-containing protein, producing the protein MEKIKIGVFGFGKTGKVISNEFLNDNLFTLAWVVRRSNEDHHKYASRLLGYEFDAGEIFSIEDIDEDFFLENPVDALVDFSDSTGIHLYSKAAEVGIPIISAISKYEPEEMDLLKSFSDTTSVLYSPNITLGINVLLVAAQILQKIAPHADIEIVEEHFKGKKEVSGTAQKIASALSLNVEEHINSIRVGGIVGRHEIIFGMPNQTIRLSHESISRGAFGQGAIFAVKFLICQPPGMYSMENIIAEMFRQNIPVY; encoded by the coding sequence TTGGAGAAAATCAAGATTGGTGTTTTTGGCTTTGGGAAAACAGGTAAAGTTATCAGTAATGAATTCCTCAATGACAATTTATTTACGCTGGCGTGGGTAGTGCGTAGAAGTAACGAGGATCATCACAAATATGCCAGTCGCCTATTAGGATATGAGTTTGATGCAGGGGAGATTTTTTCTATTGAGGACATTGATGAGGATTTCTTTTTAGAAAATCCAGTAGATGCTCTTGTAGATTTTTCGGATTCTACAGGGATTCATTTATACAGTAAAGCAGCGGAAGTGGGAATTCCGATTATTTCTGCAATTTCAAAATATGAACCGGAGGAAATGGATCTACTAAAATCCTTTTCAGATACTACTTCAGTACTTTATTCTCCCAATATTACTTTGGGGATTAACGTATTACTGGTAGCAGCCCAAATTTTGCAAAAAATAGCTCCTCATGCAGATATTGAAATTGTAGAGGAGCATTTTAAAGGTAAAAAAGAAGTTTCAGGAACAGCACAAAAAATTGCAAGTGCTCTTAGCCTCAATGTAGAAGAGCACATAAATTCAATTCGTGTTGGCGGAATTGTTGGGCGCCACGAAATCATCTTCGGGATGCCAAATCAAACCATTCGATTATCTCATGAAAGCATCAGCAGGGGAGCGTTTGGTCAAGGGGCTATTTTTGCAGTAAAATTTCTCATTTGCCAACCGCCAGGAATGTATAGCATGGAAAATATAATTGCCGAGATGTTCAGACAGAATATCCCTGTATATTAA